The Diaphorobacter ruginosibacter genome contains a region encoding:
- a CDS encoding glutathione S-transferase family protein codes for MATKKLFYYPGNASMAPHMVLEEIGQPFELVLVDRKLNAHKSADYLRLNPNGLIPVLLDGDMVLYETAAICLHLADTHPESSMAPSLATPERAELYKWLMWLTNTLQAALIVYFYPERSVDAGNVVGASQVKAHAESNVGLMLDQLESRLQASGGPWLLGAQYTILDPYVFMLCRWTRGFARPARTRPLLGSYLQRMLERPAIRRAIQTEGLAEPWV; via the coding sequence ATGGCCACCAAGAAACTGTTCTATTACCCTGGCAACGCCAGCATGGCTCCCCACATGGTCCTGGAGGAAATCGGGCAGCCTTTCGAACTGGTGCTCGTCGATCGCAAGCTGAATGCGCACAAGTCGGCAGACTATCTGCGACTGAACCCGAACGGATTGATTCCGGTATTGCTTGACGGTGACATGGTGCTGTACGAGACGGCAGCCATTTGCCTCCATCTGGCCGACACGCATCCCGAAAGCAGCATGGCGCCCTCTTTGGCGACGCCCGAACGGGCCGAACTGTACAAGTGGCTCATGTGGCTCACGAACACGCTGCAAGCGGCATTGATTGTGTATTTCTATCCCGAGCGTTCGGTGGATGCCGGCAACGTGGTCGGCGCCAGCCAGGTGAAGGCGCATGCGGAGTCGAATGTGGGCCTCATGCTGGATCAGCTGGAGTCGCGGCTTCAAGCGAGCGGCGGCCCCTGGCTGCTCGGGGCGCAGTACACGATCCTGGATCCCTATGTGTTCATGCTCTGCCGATGGACCAGGGGCTTCGCGAGGCCGGCGCGCACCAGGCCGTTGCTGGGTTCGTATTTGCAGCGGATGCTGGAGCGACCGGCGATCCGGCGTGCGATCCAGACGGAGGGGCTTGCCGAGCCGTGGGTGTAG